In a single window of the Gadus chalcogrammus isolate NIFS_2021 chromosome 20, NIFS_Gcha_1.0, whole genome shotgun sequence genome:
- the ehhadh gene encoding peroxisomal bifunctional enzyme, with protein MAQYRIVSGSVAVISIQNPPVNALSAAVREGLLLSVRAAASDPLVRSVVISGHNGPFCGGADIKEFGNVSHLESGPHLVEIFESVEALAKPVVAAIEGFALGGGLELALACHYRFGHSEARVGLPEVSLGLLPGAGGSQRLPRLLGVRAALDMIVTGRHVAAGEALKLGLLDRLTDGNTVDAAVRFAQSVEGKPLDDRRLGNRPCPPLENIDAFFEEALIHARGQARGAAAPLACVQAVRGAATLPFLKGMELEKRLMETLMTSGQAQASRYCFFTERGAARWTTPTGARWDTCRARPISTAAVIGLGTMGRGITVALARAGLSVVAVETQEHQLDQAQRAVSRMLKGRGGVSYSADLQAAAGADLVVEAVFEDMAVKEEIFKQLSSVCKPGALLASNTSSLDIDRLASCTLRPEQVLGMHFFAPAHVMRLLEVVSGPRTSPQTVAAAMQLGRRMGKVSVAVGNCPGFVGNRMLKPYLEQAYFLLEEGASPELVDAALEEFGFPMGVFKMSDLSGLDIGWRVRKEEGLTGPGVSADQPMRSRRGRRYSPLGDLMCEEGRYGQKTGRGWYLYDRPGGRVARSDPWLRSFLEEYRARHGLLARRIDQQEVLERCLYALINEGFRVLEDGVAASPQNIDAIYVFGYGWPKHRGGPMFYAAQVGLARVLEGLEKYHKAHPDSPHLQPCSLLRRLVASGSPPIHKWSEVVKGHRSQL; from the exons ATGGCTCAATACAGAATAGTCTCGGGATCCGTTGCGGTGATTTCCATCCAGAATCCGCCGGTAAACGCACTGAG CGCGGCCGTGAGAGAAGGTTTGCTCCTCTCCGTCAGAGCGGCGGCCAGCGACCCCCTGGTGCGATCCGTGGTCATCAGTGGGCACAACGGACCATTCTGCGGCG gaGCGGACATCAAGGAATTTGGAAATGTATCGCATTTGGAATCTGGACCTCATCTGGTGGAGATCTTTGAGTCAGTGGAGGCCCTGGCCAAACCGGTGGTGGCTGCAATTGAAGGATTCGCTCTTGGAGGAGGCCTTGAGTTGGCGTTGGCGTGTCACTATCGCTTCGGACATTCGGAA GCCAGAGTGGGTCTTCCTGAGGTGTCTTTAGGGTTACTTCCTGGTGCTGGGGGAAGCCAGCGTTTACCAAGGCTGCTAGGAGTAAGAGCTGCCTTGGATATGATCGTTACAG GGCGCCATGTGGCCGCCGGTGAGGCTTTGAAACTGGGCCTGCTGGACAGACTGACGGACGGTAACACGGTGGACGCCGCAGTAAGGTTCGCCCAGAGCGTTGAAG GAAAACCCCTGGACGACCGTCGCCTTGGCAACCGTCCATGCCCCCCCCTGGAGAACATTGACGCTTTCTTCGAAGAGGCCCTGATCCATGCGAGGGGGCAGGCCCGCGGCGCGGCGGCCCCCCTGGCGTGCGTGCAGGCGGTCCGAGGGGCGGCCACCCTGCCCTTCCTCAAGGGCATGGAGCTGGAGAAGAGGCTGATGGAGACCCTGATGACCTCGGGCCAGGCACAGGCCTCACGCTACTGCTTCTTCACTGAGAGGGGCGCGGCCCGCTGGACCACGCCCACCGGGGCCCGCTGGGACACATGCAGGGCCCGGCCAATCAGCACAGCCGCAGTGATCG GTCTAGGGACTATGGGCAGAGGTATCACGGTGGCGCTGGCCAGAGCGGGCCTGTCCGTTGTCGCCGTGGAAACCCAAGAGCATCAGCTGGACCAGGCCCAGCGAGCCGTGAGCCGCATGTTGAAgggcagagggggggtgagCTACAGTGCTGATCTACAGGCCGCAGCCGGAGcagacctggtggtggaggcCGTGTTTGAAGACATGGCCGTTAAGGAGGAGATCTTCAAGCAGCTGTCGTCCGTCTGTAAACCCGGCGCCCTGCTGGCCAGCAACACCTCCAGCCTGGACATCGACCGCCTGGCCTCCTGCACCCTCCGCCCAGAACAGGTGCTGGGGATGCACTTCTTCGCCCCGGCTCACGTCATGAGGCTGCTGGAGGTGGTGTCCGGGCCTCGCACCTCTCCCCAGACGGTGGCCGCAGCAATGCAGCTGGGGAGGAGGATGGGCAAGGTGTCCGTGGCAGTGGGTAACTGCCCGGGGTTTGTCGGCAATCGCATGCTGAAGCCTTACCTGgaacaggcttacttcctgctggaggagggagCCAGCCCCGAGCTGGTGGATGCTGCCTTGGAGGAGTTTGGATTCCCGATGGGCGTGTTCAAGATGTCCGACCTCTCGGGACTGGATATCGGCTGGAGGGTTCggaaggaggaggggctgaCGGGGCCTGGTGTCTCGGCagatcagccaatgagaagccGCCGCGGCCGCAGGTATAGCCCCCTGGGGGACCTGATGTGTGAGGAAGGACGGTACGGTCAGAAGACTGGCCGGGGCTGGTACCTGTACGACCGGCCTGGGGGCAGAGTGGCCCGCTCCGACCCATGGCTGCGGAGCTTCCTGGAGGAATACCGGGCGCGGCACGGCCTGCTGGCCCGGCGCATCGACCAGCAGGAGGTGCTGGAGCGCTGTCTGTACGCCTTAATCAATGAGGGCTTCCGCGTCCTGGAGGACGGAGTAGCAGCCAGCCCCCAGAACATCGACGCCATCTATGTGTTCGGTTACGGCTGGCCCAAGCATCGTGGAGGTCCCATGTTCTAcgcagcccaggtgggcctggCCCGAGTCCTGGAGGGGCTGGAGAAGTACCACAAGGCCCACCCCGACAGCCCCCACCTGCAGCCCTGCAGCCTGCTGAGGAGGCTGGTCGCCAGCGGCAGCCCTCCCATACACAAGTGGAGCGAGGTGGTCAAGGGGCACCGCAGCCAGCTGTAG